A stretch of the Panicum virgatum strain AP13 chromosome 9N, P.virgatum_v5, whole genome shotgun sequence genome encodes the following:
- the LOC120687353 gene encoding uncharacterized protein LOC120687353: protein MESHERPDKQSESHGGTVLQSQGKEKHERFLDFLRAAPSKELGVAALRAHPATYAPMAALPARSSFLRTVDWRALRAKCVAWAKHPTNAAMLVWLAFVAAGVAFVFLLMTGALDSAVPDAGRRKRWTEIANQVLNALFTIMCLYQHPRLCHHLVLLARWRAADAVELRGVYCRNAAAAPRHERVHVAVVLVLLHATCLAQYAYCALFWLFSSDTRPDWAVDLCMALGLAAPVAAALYMVYGPLGRKITASAGDEAMATGAALKVESGGGGGGRCGAAVTAPECAGGLLDLADDPTAAALSLACTFCVFGWNMERLGLGNMYVHVFTFALLCAAPVLVFAVAALNIHDATVGYLVGAAGALLSVLGLAYGGFWRAQMRRRFGLPAARSVCGGRPAAADYLKWLLCAPCALAQEVRTGNLYDVEEGRLYLRGSGEDVATEEEPGMMAPLEREGCVAPLTAGSKGSARDGVECVVAVDAPPLQMMGEERWR from the coding sequence ATGGAATCGCACGAGAGACCAGACAAGCAAAGCGAAAGCCATGGCGGCACTGTGCTGCAAAGCCAAGGCAAGGAGAAGCATGAGAGGTTCCTCGACTTCCTCAGGGCAGCTCCGTCCAAGGAGCTCGGcgtcgccgccctccgcgcGCACCCTGCCACCTACGCGCCAATGGCAGCGCTCCCCGCCCGTTCCAGCTTCCTCCGCACCGTGGACTGGCGCGCCCTGCGCGCCAAGTGCGTCGCCTGGGCGAAGCACCCCACCAACGCGGCGATGCTCGTCTGGCTCGCCTTCGTCGCGGCGGGCGTGgccttcgtcttcctcctcatGACGGGGGCGCTCGACTCCGCCGTGCCCGACGCCGGGCGGCGCAAGCGGTGGACGGAGATCGCGAACCAGGTGCTCAACGCACTCTTCACCATCATGTGCCTGTACCAGCACCCGCGGCTCTGCCACCACCTCGTGCTCCTGGCGCGGtggcgcgccgccgacgccgtcgagctccgcggcgTCTACTgcaggaacgccgccgccgccccacggcaCGAGCGCGTCCACGTCGCGGTCGTGCTGGTGCTGCTCCACGCGACGTGCCTGGCGCAGTACGCCTACTGCGCGCTCTTCTGGCTGTTCAGCAGCGACACGCGCCCCGACTGGGCCGTGGACCTGTGCATGGcgctcggcctcgccgcccccgtcgccgccgcgctgtACATGGTCTACGGCCCGCTCGGCAGGAAGATCACGGCGTCCGCGGGTGACGAGGCGATGGCTACTGGGGCGGCGCTGAAagtggagagcggcggcggcggcggcggtaggtgcGGAGCGGCGGTGACGGCGCCGGAGTGTGCCGGCGGGCTGCTGGACCTCGCCGACGacccaacggcggcggcgctgtcgctgGCCTGCACTTTCTGCGTGTTCGGGTGGAACATGGAGCGGCTGGGGCTGGGCAACATGTACGTGCACGTCTTCACCTTCGCGCTGCTCTGCGCCGCGCCGGTGCTGgtgttcgccgtcgccgcgctcaACATCCACGACGCCACCGTCGGGTACCTCGTCGGCGCTGCGGGCGCGCTGCTGTCCGTGCTGGGGCTCGCGTACGGGGGATTCTGGCGCGCGCAGATGCGGCGGCGGTTCGGGCTGCCGGCCGCCCGGTCCGTGTGCGGCgggcggcccgccgccgcggactaCCTCAAGTGGCTGCTCTGCGCGCCGTGCGCGCTGGCGCAGGAGGTGAGGACGGGCAACCTGTACGACGTGGAGGAGGGCAGGCTGTACCTGAGAGGCAGCGGTGAGGACGTGGCGACGGAGGAGGAGCCGGGAATGATGGCGCCTCTGGAGAGGGAAGGGTGCGTTGCGCCATTGACGGCCGGCAGTAAGGGAAGTGCCCGCGATGGAGTTGAGTGTGTCGTCGCCGTTGATGCACCGCCGCTGCAAATGATGGGCGAGGAGCGGTGGAGGTAA
- the LOC120692825 gene encoding putative pentatricopeptide repeat-containing protein At3g08820: MSGAADAAAAAAVRRLLVTGVRPNNHLPPLAVKLLHGRLLRLDLLTDLFPLLLRALRIHSLLHNPSHLTFPFALKAASRLPDPLPAGAQLHGQSLKLPYHSNPHVLTSLLSLYAKCGRLHDAQRVFDEMLQPSTVSWTALITAYMDAGRFQEAVGVARNAFASGMRPDGFTAMRVLTACARVTDLVTGEAVWRLAEQEGIAGSVFVATAALDLYVKCGEMEKAREVFDRMQDKDVVAWSAMVGGYASNGLPREALELFFAMQAEGMRPDCYTVVGALSACTRLGALDLGRRAVGMLRWDEFLDNPVLGTALIDMYAKCGSTGEAGTVFQQMRKRDIVVWNAMILGLGMTGQEKIAFALAGQMEKSGMTLNDNTFLGLLCSCTHTGLVKDGRWYFRNMTQLYHISPRIEHYGCMVDLLSRAGLLEEARQMIEDMPIQANAVIWGALLGGCKIHRDADLAEHVLKQLIRLEPWNSGNYVMLSNIYSNSGRWEDAAKLRLEMKEKGVEKVPASSWVEFDGKVHEFRVGDKSHPLSDQIYMKLEELGMEMKAMGYKPTTEVVMFDIEDEEKEHTLVHHSEKIAIAFSLLTTKPGETIRVTKNLRVCSDCHTAIKLISRITNREIIVRDNNRFHCFRDGHCSCNDYW; this comes from the coding sequence ATGTCGGGCGcagccgatgccgccgccgccgccgcagtccgTCGACTCCTAGTCACCGGCGTACGCCCGAACAACCACCTCCCACCGCTCGCAGTGAagctcctccacggccgcctcctccgcctcgaCCTCCTCACCGACCTCttcccgctcctcctccgcgccctcCGCATTCACTCCCTCCTCCACAACCCCTCCCACCTCACCTTCCCCTTCGCGCTCAAGGCCGCCTCCCGCCTGCCCGACCCTCTCCCAGCCGGCGCGCAACTCCATGGCCAATCCCTCAAGCTCCCGTACCACTCCAATCCCCACGTCCTCACATCCCTCCTCAGCCTGTATGCAAAATGCGGCCGTCTGCACGACGCCCAGCGGGTGTTCGACGAAATGCTCCAGCCCAGCACCGTTTCTTGGACCGCGCTCATCACCGCCTACATGGACGCTGGGCGCTTCCAGGAAGCCGTCGGCGTTGCGAGGAATGCGTTCGCGAGTGGCATGCGTCCAGACGGCTTCACGGCCATGCGGGTACTTACTGCATGTGCTCGTGTCACCGATTTGGTGACCGGTGAGGCGGTGTGGAGGTTGGCAGAGCAGGAGGGGATCGCTGGGAGCGTGTTCGTGGCCACTGCGGCGTTGGACTTGTATGTCAAGTGCGGCGAGATGGAGAAAGCTAGAGAGGTGTTTGACAGGATGCAGGACAAGGATGTGGTGGCTTGGAGTGCTATGGTTGGGGGTTACGCCTCCAACGGATTACCACGAGAGGCTCTGGAACTATTCTTTGCAATGCAGGCAGAGGGAATGCGGCCGGATTGCTACACGGTAGTTGGGGCACTATCAGCGTGCACAAGGTTGGGTGCCTTGGATTTGGGTCGGAGGGCAGTCGGGATGTTGCGCTGGGATGAGTTTCTTGACAATCCAGTCCTGGGTACCGCACTGATCGATATGTATGCCAAGTGTGGGAGCACGGGTGAGGCAGGGACAGTGTTCCAGCAGATGAGGAAGAGAGACATCGTTGTCTGGAATGCGATGATCTTGGGGCTTGGTATGACTGGCCAAGAGAAGATTGCATTTGCGCTTGCTGGTCAGATGGAGAAGTCAGGTATGACACTGAATGATAATACCTTTCTTGGATTGCTCTGCAGCTGTACACATACTGGCCTTGTAAAAGATGGTCGGTGGTATTTTCGTAACATGACTCAGTTATACCATATAAGCCCTAGGATTGAGCATTATGGTTGTATGGTTGACCTGCTCAGTCGTGCGGGGTTGCTGGAGGAGGCGCGCCAGATGATTGAAGACATGCCAATCCAGGCCAATGCTGTTATATGGGGTGCgctccttggtggttgcaagaTCCACCGGGATGCTGACCTTGCTGAACATGTGCTGAAGCAGCTCATCAGGCTGGAGCCATGGAATTCTGGAAATTACGTCATGCTCTCTAACATATACTCTAACAGTGGAAGATGGGAAGATGCAGCAAAGCTCAGGTTGGAAATGAAGGAGAAGGGGGTTGAGAAGGTCCCTGCATCTAGCTGGGTTGAATTTGATGGTAAGGTCCATGAATTCCGTGTTGGAGACAAGTCGCATCCCCTCTCAGATCAAATTTACATGAAGCTTGAGGAATTGGGCATGGAAATGAAGGCTATGGGTTATAAACCTACTACTGAGGTGGTGATGTTTGACATTGAAGACGAAGAGAAGGAGCATACGCTAGTGCATCACAGCGAAAAGATAGCCATTGCATTTAGCCTTCTTACTACTAAGCCAGGCGAGACCATAAGGGTCACCAAAAACCTCCGGGTTTGCAGTGACTGTCACACTGCCATCAAACTCATCTCGAGGATAACCAATCGTGAAATTATTGTTCGAGATAATAATCGATTTCATTGCTTCAGAGATGGTCATTGCTCTTGTAATGACTACTGGTAG
- the LOC120689429 gene encoding probable staphylococcal-like nuclease CAN2: MDQVYVYSLMIISQEMASDVYMLASSPVTTARKYRIRMRGIDAPELKIPNGKESKDALVKLIGGKSVTIYVYGHDQFGRYVGDIYCDNVFIQEQMLKSGHVWHFKTYDKRPEFAQWEREARAAHRGLWASENPEKPWDWRRDQRNANIQVY, encoded by the exons atggatcaggtctatgtgtacTCTCTCATgattatctcgcaggaaatggcaTCAGATGTCTatatgcttg cgtcctccccggtcacgactgcaaGGAAATACCGGATTAGAATGAG AGGCATTGATGCACCCGAGCTTAAAATTCCTAATGGGAAGGAATCAAAAGATGCATTGGTGAAACTCATTGGTGGGAAAAGTGTCACAATTTATGTGTATGGACATGACCAGTTTGGGCGTTACGTGGGAGACATTTATTGTGATAATGTGTTCATCCAG GAGCAAATGCTGAAGAGTGGTCATGTATGGCATTTCAAGACCTACGACAAGCGCCCAGAGTTCGCACAG TGGGAGAGAGAGGCAAGAGCTGCACACCGAGGGCTTTGGGCATCAGAGAACCCGGAGAAACCGTGGGATTGGAGAAGAGATCAGCGCAATGCAAACATTCAGGTCTACTGA
- the LOC120692018 gene encoding regulatory-associated protein of TOR 1-like — protein sequence MPLLTDSEDNEEVNARREERERIALDCIAKCQRSSACKMTSQITSWDTRFESGTKAALLLPFSPIVIAADENEQIRVWNYDDVLPVNSFENHKLSNRGLSKLLLINELDESLVLAASSDGNVRIWKNFNQRGGQKLVTAFSSVKGHRAAGRNIVIDWQKQSGYLYASGDMSSILVWDLEKEQLLSTIESPADSAISALSASQVRSGHFAAGFAAGSVRIFDVHTPDRLVYMARPHAPRTEKVVGIGFQPGFDPYKIVSASQAGDIQFLDVRRAAEPQDVKPYLTIEAHRGSLTALAIHRHAPVVASGSARQMIKVFSLEGEQLTKIRYQPSFMGQTIGSVNCLSFHPYKSLFATGTGDNSLVSIYAEEN from the exons ATGCCACTTTTAACTGATTctgaagataatgaagaagtgaatgctagaagagaagagagagaaagaattgCATTAGATTGCATTGCAAAGTGCCAGCGATCCT CAGCTTGCAAGATGACCAGCCAAATTACTAGTTGGGACACGAGGTTTGAGTCAGGTACAAAAGCAGCACTGCTGTTGCCATTTTCTCCGATCGTTATTGCAGCTGATGAAAATGAGCAAATAAG AGTGTGGAACTATGATGATGTGCTACCGGTAAACTCTTTTGAAAACCATAAGTTGTCCAATAGAGGGCTATCTAAGCTTTTGCTTATCAATGAACTCGACGAGAGCTTGGTTTTAGCTGCCTCAA GTGATGGAAATGTCCGTATATGGAAAAACTTTAATCAAAGGGGAGGACAAAAACTTGTAACTGCTTTCTCATCAGTTAAGGGTCATCGAGCTGCTGGTCGCAATATTGTGATCGATTGGCAGAAACAATCTGGTTACCTG TATGCATCTGGTGACATGTCTTCCATCTTGGTGTGGGATCTTGAAAAGGAACAACTTCTCAGCACCATTGAGTCCCCTGCTGACAGCGCGATTTCTGCACTG TCTGCATCTCAGGTTCGATCTGGACATTTCGCGGCTGGTTTCGCTGCTGGTTCTGTTAGGATATTTGATGTCCACACACCTGATAG GCTTGTCTATATGGCGAGGCCGCATGCCCCAAGAACAGAAAAGGTTGTTGGCATAGGGTTTCAGCCTGGGTTTGATCCATACAAG ATTGTAAGTGCGTCTCAAGCTGGGGACATTCAATTTCTTGATGTTAGAAGGGCAGCAGAACCTCAGGATGTAA AACCATACCTGACTATCGAGGCACACAGGGGTTCACTTACAGCGTTAGCTATTCATCGGCATGCCCCTGTTGTCGCGAGTGGTTCAGCCAGGCAGATGATTAAAGTGTTCAGTCTTGAAGGAGAACAGTTGACTAAAATTCGCTACCAGCCGTCGTTTATGGGCCAAACAATTGGCAGCGTGAATTGCCTCTCTTTCCACCCATATAAATCACTCTTCGCCACTGGTACTGGTGATAATTCTCTTGTCTCTATCTACGCTGAGGAAAATTAG